In the genome of Cryptomeria japonica chromosome 8, Sugi_1.0, whole genome shotgun sequence, one region contains:
- the LOC131061113 gene encoding uncharacterized protein LOC131061113, whose amino-acid sequence MQPLPINQQTNATSIATTTPISEDLKSSAFTTALASFQARIDSLSHVQICTICKENYVGMHVKLTQPTVICTRCYNEMGVHRFSIANNMDHGEQPLVLKRLSQVEEMLIERIAPILQVSHAKGGQYKYTGHTINFPQDISEIATTLPRKFQHLEVVIIRRTNLEGKQYDCYVNKFHVMDALHYKIQHDQYYNDVIIDDATIDLLPETSTDISEFLHGLPNSFDLQPPSPAQEQLSNDDEVELHTTSSFIPKLPCSAPELDAIKKTLHLHTDDQNVAAWPEISSSPINKYNIEGLFAMAFPTLFPSGSALPLQPRTKHVHLHEYALHLIRYHDQRFGQHVRFRYYLYNLIMRHRSQQTTLVFLWTNLENSIPTTLQALREQLQSTPSDQLPNQLMCFAASLRGTRAYWKRSRKDLTTMIHQLGAPTLFFTLSVADTKWPKLHKLFPPNLSPEFQSTKKQFIQNIVHNPHVTMLFLHFRFTIFREEIIDKLFKAKDHWYRYEWQHHGSAHMHGFLWLPNAPDMDNIDWSNHNVVQSTKSFFDRYVTTWNAHNRVGQANRLHTASFFDPCMADTNQILSTDPLSDYEKLVNVLQRHTKCSAHTCLKKKGSTPPLSL is encoded by the coding sequence ATGCAACCATTGCCAATTAATCAGCAAACAAATGCTACATCTATTGCTACAACGACACCAATCTCAGAAGATCTCAAATCTTCTGCATTTACAACTGCACTAGCTTCTTTTCAGGCAAGAATAGACAGCTTGTCACATGTACAGATATGTACAATCTGCAAAGAGAATTATGTTGGTATGCATGTCAAATTAACTCAACCTACTGTCATTTGCAcaagatgttataatgaaatgGGTGTTCACAGATTCTCTATTGCAAACAATATGGACCATGGCGAACAACCCCTAGTTTTAAAACGGCTCTCACAAGTAGAAGAGATGCTTATAGAAAGGATTGCTCCTATTTTGCAAGTAAGCCATGCCAAAGGTGGTCAATACAAATATACAGGGCACACCATTAATTTCCCACAAGACATTTCAGAAATAGCAACTACTTTGCCCCGCAAATTCCAACATTTAGAAGTTGTGATTATTCGAAGGACAAATCTCGAGGGAAAACAATATGACTGTTATGTGAACAAGTTCCATGTTATGGACGCATTGCATTACAAAATTCAACATGACCAGTACTAcaatgatgttatcattgatgatgCAACCATTGATTTATTGCCAGAAACATCTACCGATATATCTGAATTTTTGCATGGCCTTCCAAATTCCTTTGATCTGCAACCGCCTTCACCAGCACAAGAGCAACTCtctaatgatgatgaagttgaattgCATACCACATCATCATTCATCCCAAAACTGCCATGTTCAGCCCCTGAACTAGATGCCATTAAAAAGACATTACACTTACATACGGATGATCAAAATGTTGCAGCTTGGCCTGAAATAAGTTCCTCGCCCATTAATAAATACAACATTGAAGGCTTGTTTGCTATGGCTTTCCCAACATTGTTCCCAAGCGGATCTGCATTGCCACTCCAACCAAGGACAAAACATGTCCACTTGCACgaatatgctttgcacttgatAAGATATCATGACCAAAGGTTTGGACAACATGTTAGGTTTAGATATTATCTTTACAATCTAATTATGAGACACCGTTCCCAGCAGACAACTTTAGTTTTCCTATGGACCAACTTAGAAAACTCCATCCCAACTACTTTACAAGCTTTGCGTGAACAACTCCAGTCTACACCATCCGATCAATTGCCAAACCAATTAATGTGTTTTGCAGCTTCTTTGCGAGGGACAAGAGCTTATTGGAAAAGATCCCGCAAGGATCTCACTACAATGATACACCAATTAGGAGCACCTACATTGTTCTTCACATTAAGTGTAGCTGATACCAAATGGCCAAAACTACATAAATTGTTTCCACCTAACTTGTCTCCAGAATTCCAATCCACGAAGAAGCAATTTATACAAAACATTGTCCACAATCCACACGTCACAATGTTGTTTTTGCATTTTAGATTCACAATATTCCGTGAGGAGATTATTGACAAGCTTTTCAAAGCTAAAGACCATTGGTATAGGTACGAATGGCAACATCATGGGTCTGCACATATGCATGGCTTCTTATGGTTACCAAATGCACCTGATATGGACAATATAGACTGGTCTAACCATAATGTTGTGCAATCAACTAAGTCCTTTTTTGATAGGTATGTTACAACATGGAATGCTCACAACCGAGTTGGCCAAGCCAACAGACTGCACACTGCTTCATTCTTTGATCCCTGCATGGCTGATACAAACCAAATTCTATCTACTGACCCTCTCTCTGATTATGAGAAACTCGTCAATGTTCTTCAGCGACATACAAAATGTTCTGCCCACACTTGCTTAAAAAAAAAAGGCTCAACCCCTCCATTGTCGCTATAA